Proteins encoded together in one Musa acuminata AAA Group cultivar baxijiao chromosome BXJ3-6, Cavendish_Baxijiao_AAA, whole genome shotgun sequence window:
- the LOC103987712 gene encoding protein trichome birefringence-like 36, giving the protein MVPCMGILDVDSFEWREEKEDDVNEVQSHQGSSPRDCNLSVGEWVFDPSYPLYAPGCPYLSTQVSCRRNGRPDSDYERWRWKPKQCSIPRFDALDFLGRIRKKRVMLVGDSIIRNQWESLVCLVEAVIPSELKTVSSNGPSIAFHAMGYEASIEFSWAPLLVELTEEAENRRVLRLDSIEENAKYWLGVDVLVFDSAHWWTHSGKWSSWDYFQEGARLFTNLNPMVAYEKGLTTWAKWVDLNLDPRRTRVVFRSVSPRHNRENGWQCYKQKEPLVFLGYSPRVPGQLVVLREVLKKMSFPVYLMDVTSMSALRRDGHPSIYAEEGRDREGPASDCSHWCLPGVPDAWNEMLYALL; this is encoded by the exons ATGGTGCCTTGCATGGGCATATTAGACGTCGACTCGTTTGAGTGGCGCGAAGAGAAAGAAGATGACGTTAATGAGGTTCAAAGCCACCAGGGATCATCACCCAGAGACTGCAACTTGTCCGTAGGAGAGTGGGTTTTCGATCCATCGTACCCTCTGTATGCACCAGGCTGCCCCTACCTCAGTACGCAAGTTAGCTGCAGGAGGAACGGGAGGCCAGACTCTGACTACGAGCGGTGGAGGTGGAAGCCAAAGCAATGCTCAATTCCAAG GTTCGATGCGTTGGACTTTCTTGGGAGGATCAGGAAAAAGAGGGTGATGCTGGTGGGAGACTCCATAATCAGGAACCAGTGGGAGTCTCTTGTTTGCTTGGTGGAAGCAGTGATCCCCAGCGAGTTGAAGACGGTCTCCTCCAATGGCCCTTCCATCGCTTTCCATGCCATG GGCTACGAGGCTTCAATCGAGTTCTCCTGGGCTCCCCTTCTTGTCGAGCTGACGGAAGAAGCAGAGAACAGGAGAGTGTTGCGCTTGGACTCCATTGAAGAGAACGCCAAGTACTGGCTCGGAGTTGACGTGCTCGTGTTCGATTCAGCTCACTGGTGGACTCACTCCGGCAAATGGAGCTC GTGGGACTACTTCCAGGAAGGAGCGAGGCTGTTCACCAATCTGAACCCCATGGTCGCCTACGAGAAGGGGCTGACGACATGGGCTAAATGGGTGGACTTGAACTTAGATCCCCGGCGAACTCGAGTCGTTTTCCGAAGCGTCTCACCTCGGCACAACAG GGAGAACGGCTGGCAATGCTACAAGCAGAAGGAGCCGCTAGTCTTCCTGGGCTACTCGCCGCGCGTTCCGGGGCAATTGGTGGTGCTGAGGGAGGTGCTGAAGAAGATGAGCTTCCCGGTGTACCTTATGGACGTGACCAGCATGTCAGCTCTGCGTCGAGATGGGCACCCCTCCATCTACGCCGAGGAGGGGCGGGACAGAGAAGGCCCTGCCTCGGATTGCAGCCACTGGTGCTTGCCTGGAGTGCCTGATGCCTGGAACGAAATGCTCTATGCTCTTCTGTAG